The nucleotide window GCTCAACGAAGCCGACGCCGGGCGCACCCGCCTGACCGTCGGCATCTCGGACTCGCTGCCGAAGCTGATCGCGTACCGCCTGCTGCGGGCGGCGTTCAACATGAAGGTACCCGTGAAACTGGTGTGCGTGGAGCGCGAATTCGAATCGCTGCTGGCCGACCTGGCGCTGCACAAGCTCGACGTGGTGCTGACCGACCGCTCGGTGCGCGCCTCGGCCAGCCTGCGCGTCTATAACCACCTGCTGGGGGAAAGTGAAATGCTGGTCTTCGGCACCAAGGAGCTGGTGCACCGGCTGGGCGGCAACTTCCCGCGCAACCTGAATCAGGCGCCGATGCTGCTGCCGACGCGGAACAACGCGCTGCGCGGGCGCATCGACGAGTGGCTGCTGAAGCACGACGTGCGGCCGGAAGTGGTGGGCGAATTCGAGGACAACGCCATGCTGACCACCTTCGCCCGCGACGGCCTGGGCCTGTTCTTCGCCCCGGCCGGCCTGGAACCGGATATCCAGGCGCAGTACGGCGCGGTGCCCGCCGGCGCCGCCACCGAACTGCGCGAACAGTTCTACGCGATCTCGAGCGAGCGGCGCATCAAGCACCCGGCGGTGGAAGCGATCATGGCCGCCAATAC belongs to Pseudoduganella albidiflava and includes:
- a CDS encoding LysR family transcriptional regulator, translated to MKTSGINFRHLYFFRVVAAEGSVTRAAERLGLAIQTISAQLAALEQSVGKQLLTQQGRRLVPTEAGRVALTYAEQIFELGDRMQEALNEADAGRTRLTVGISDSLPKLIAYRLLRAAFNMKVPVKLVCVEREFESLLADLALHKLDVVLTDRSVRASASLRVYNHLLGESEMLVFGTKELVHRLGGNFPRNLNQAPMLLPTRNNALRGRIDEWLLKHDVRPEVVGEFEDNAMLTTFARDGLGLFFAPAGLEPDIQAQYGAVPAGAATELREQFYAISSERRIKHPAVEAIMAANTGLFTV